In a single window of the Coffea eugenioides isolate CCC68of chromosome 3, Ceug_1.0, whole genome shotgun sequence genome:
- the LOC113766029 gene encoding uncharacterized protein LOC113766029 — protein MARTRGGSSYRGSRSFQLRDEDPENLENEEGTGGGSDDDQEPKKTRGPTYMRHIWGRHGTDKRIKVKFNTLGEPVGTNRSKFNEFLGALARIGKYAPIDIDSWRKVPKSLKNDMIDVVKEKFDLPIGIEERVKQSVGKKWRNWKHALKKTYFNPNESIESQVLKRPKRVLPQQWRNILTKWLSEEAKSISATNKEHRKKKKMNHSTGKKPFAQVRVEKEKEVGHSLSRADMFTICYTNSNGVPSSFEVGEKMEEMESLKNQLPEGEEDNVGRNDVYAKVMGEERSGRVRTYGLGVTQSDLWGDIPSRSTCFRLVMEQSAAMSKMERRIQQLESIQQGRSQGQISPSSQRHTSQSSNAISRPIKVGDKVTIRSMVDSSKICAVGVVRNLDPTAEVGDIPLGSHWCEIHVNVPVENDEELMRPYHNFLKIGDAIGVAVAWPINLVILEEN, from the exons ATGGCGAGAACAAGAGGAGGTTCAAGCTATCGAGGATCAAGGAGCTTTCAATTGCGTGATGAAGATcctgaaaatttggaaaatgagGAAGGCACTG GTGGTGGTTCTGATGATGATCAGGAGCCTAAGAAAACTCGGGGACCAACTTATATGAGACACATTTGGGGTAGACATGGTACTGACAAGCGAATTAAAGTGAAATTCAATACACTTGGTGAGCCAGTTGGTACAAATAGAAGCAAATTCAATGAATTTTTGGGAGCATTGGCAAGAATTGGAAAATATGCACCAATTGACATTGATAGTTGGCGTAAAGTTCCCAAGTCTTTAAAGAATGACATGATAGATGTAGTAAAG GAAAAATTTGATCTCCCTATTGGCATAGAAGAACGAGTTAAGCAATCAGTAGGAAAGAAATGGAGAAACTGGAAGCATGCTCTCAAGAAAACTTATTTCAATCCAAATGAGTCAATTGAAAGTCAAGTGCTTAAAAGACCAAAACGAGTTCTTCCACAGCAATGGAGAAATATTTTGACTAAATGGCTTTCCGAAGAGGCAAAG AGCATATCTGCAACAAACAAGGAGCaccgaaagaagaaaaagatgaatCATAGTACAGGGAAAAAGCCATTTGCTCAAGTTCGAGTAGAAAAG GAAAAAGAGGTTGGGCATTCTCTCTCTAGAGCAGATATGTTCACCATATGCTACACTAATTCTAATGGAGTGCCATCTAGTTTTGAAGTTGGGGAAAAAATG GAGGAGATGGAAAGCTTAAAAAATCAACTTCCggaaggagaagaagataatGTGGGTAGGAATGACGTGTATGCAAAAGTAATGGGTGAAGAAAGGAGTGGAAGAGTTCGTACATATGGTTTAGGAGTTACACAATCTGATTTGTGGGGCGATATACCAAGTCGTTCAACATGTTTTCGCTTGGTTATGGAACAAAGCGCTGCGATGTCAAAAATGGAGCGAAGAATTCAGCAACTAGAATCAATTCAACAAGGAAGATCACAAGGACAAATTTCGCCATCTTCGCAAAGACATACTTCACAGTCATCAAATGCTATTTCTCGGCCAATAAAA GTTGGGGATAAAGTTACAATAAGAAGCATGGTTGATTCGTCCAAAATTTGTGCTGTTGGTGTGGTTAGAAATTTGGATCCAACTGCTGAAGTTGGTGACATACCTTTGGGATCACATTGGTGTGAAATTCATGTGAATGTGCCTGTGGAGAATGATGAAGAGCTAATGAGGCCATACCATAATTTTCTCAAGATTGGAGATGCAATTGGAGTAGCTGTTGCTTGGCCAATAAACCTG GTGATTCTTGAAGAAAACTAA
- the LOC113767078 gene encoding uncharacterized protein LOC113767078 codes for MVHLTTHLATEARIAGPVHYRWMYPIERYLCTLKNYVRNRSRPEGSIAEGYLVDECLTFCSLYLSDEVTTKFNRSSRNEDGGESSTEGLEIFSIQGRPLGKGNSVVMDDETIKKAHQYVIFNCEAMDPYINQHRKLVEEQHLRSSKHEKERIHSETFANWFDSHVDDFLPENEVISKDLRLLAKGPNVVGLKYERYIVNGFRFHTKYLESKRKNQNSGVIVTAITSSFASTKDMNPVSSDLAYYGVLKDILELDYGGGRRVVLFDCDWVSKGKRLKQDDDGFTLVNFMNVKRHHEPFVLASQVKQVFYVEDPLDKGWNVVIPTVPRDDLKMDPIDVEMYLQSQPSSSHQRETFDDINWVREGVIGEIVDTTRVASSSKG; via the exons ATGGTGCATTTGACCACTCATTTAGCAACCGAAGCAAGGATAGCTGGTCCAGTACATTATCGTTGGATGTATCCGATTGAAAG GTACCTATGCACTTTGAAAAATTATGTACGAAATAGAAGTCGGCCTGAAGGTTCAATTGCAGAGGGGTACCTAGTTGATGAGTGCTTGACATTTTGCTCTCTCTACTTGTCTGATGAAGTGACAACTAAGTTCAATCGATCAAGTAGAAATGAAGATGGAGGTGAAAGTTCAACTGAAGGACTTGAGATTTTTTCTATACAAGGTCGGCCATTAGGAAAAGGAAATTCAGTTGTAATGGATGATGAAACCATAAAAAAGGCACATCAATATGTGATATTCAATTGTGAAGCCATGGATCCATATATCAA CCAACATCGTAAATTGGTTGAAGAGCAGCATTTGcgtagttcaaaacatgaaaaggAGCGGATTCATAGTGAGACATTTGCAAATTGGTTTGACAGCCAT GTGGATGATTTTCTACCCGAGAATGAAGTTATCTCAAAAGATTTGAGATTATTGGCCAAGGGTCCAAATGTTGTGGGTTTGAAGTATGAGAGATACATTGTGAATGGTTTTAGATTTCATACAAAATatttggagagcaaaagaaaaaatcagaATAGTGGGGTGATTGTTACTGCAATAACATCAAGTTTCGCAAGCACCAAGGATATGAATCCGGTTTCAAGTGACTTGGCCTATTATGGTGTCTTAAAGGATATTCTGGAATTGGACTATGGTGGAGGTCGAAGAGTGGTTTTGTTTGACTGTGATTGGGTCTCTAAGGGGAAACGATTGAAACAAGATGATGATGGGtttacacttgtgaattttatGAATGTGAAGCGCCACCATGAACCCTTCGTTCTTGCATCCCAAGTGAAACAAGTATTTTACGTGGAGGATCCTTTGGATAAGGGGTGGAATGTTGTTATTCCAACTGTACCACGAGATGATTTGAAGATGGATCCCATAGATGTTGAGATGTACTTGCAAAGTCAGCCTTCAAGTAGTCATCAAAGAGAGACATTTGATGATATTAATTGGGTTCGAGAAGGTGTCATAGGAGAAATAGTTGATACTACTAGAGTGGCATCTAGTTCCAAGGGATGA
- the LOC113766028 gene encoding uncharacterized protein LOC113766028, whose translation MDKRWMSMSRSSDEYKAGLEDFLDFAFTNGSIGEMILCPCIRCGNGVFVTREQAKSHLIWKGFIKGYTQWLAHGELSSNLHHTSSHGSSNEVPPLNPIDDMQGLLQDAVGVLNQNLDVGERLEPEQPNIEAEKFYNLINDSKQPLYPDCPQFSKLSFLVRLLHIKCLSKMPDSVFNTLLDLLRQALPEGVNLPNSYYEAKKTMKELGLGYEKYDACPNDCTLYWGKDESKIKCDTCKHLRWEGTKDDPTGEKRKVPHKVLWHFPLKPRLQRLFMSSKTASSMKWHVEGRTKDGRMRHPADTPVWQSFDYQNPEFAKDPRNVRLGLASDGFNPFKSMNVNHSTWPVVLMPYNLPPWMCMKQPYFMLSLLIPGPYAPGNNIDVYLQPLIAELKELWDVGMTTYDASSKENFQMHAALLWTISDFPGYANLSGWSTKGYLACPVCHKHTVSHHLRHGSKQCYMGHRRFLEKEHSYRKDKRNFDGKEEHRVAPPRLTGDMILEELRSYKIKFGKAVNDNPELPFNWKKQSIFFDLPYWKNNLLRHCLDVMHIEKNVCETIVRTLLNVDGKYDNLGVRRDLEEMGIRAGLHPITDEFGRAYLPPTCFYLDKKEKELFCKILKKVKVPDGYSATISKSVHLKPSKLTGLKKIYVVKLFVLGNCFVWKRKLLLYYAS comes from the exons ATGGATAAAAGATGGATGAGTATGTCACGATCAAGTGATGAGTATAAAGCTGGTTTAGaagattttcttgattttgcatTTACGAATGGAAGTATAGGGGAGATGATTTTATGCCCATGCATTAGGTGTGGGAATGGGGTATTTGTCACGAGAGAGCAGGCCAAATCACACTTGATATGGAAAGGATTTATTAAGGGATATACTCAATGGTTAGCTCATGGAGAGCTATCTTCGAATTTGCATCATACATCTTCACATGGCTCATCAAATGAAGTTCCACCACTCAATCCCATAGATGATATGCAGGGGTTGTTACAAGATGCAGTAGGAGTTCTAAACCAGAACCTAGATGTGGGAGAAAGATTAGAACCAGAACAGCCGAATATTGAGGCAGAAAAATTCTACAATTTAATAAATGATTCGAAGCAGCCCCTTTATCCAGATTGCCCGCAATTCTCTAAACTATCTTTTCTGGTCCGCTTGTTACATATTAAATGTCTCAGCAAAATGCCCGATTCTGTATTTAATACACTTCTTGATTTGTTGAGGCAAGCACTCCCAGAAGGTGTAAATCTACCCAATTCTTATTATGAAGCaaaaaaaacaatgaaagaACTAGGACTTGGATACGAAAAATATGATGCATGTCCTAATGATTGCACATTGTATTGGGGAAAAGATGAATCAAAGATAAAATGTGACACTTGTAAGCATCTACGGTGGGAAGGAACAAAGGATGATCCTACTGGTGAAAAAAGAAAGGTTCCCCACAAGGTTTTGTGGCACTTTCCGCTTAAACCCAGATTGCAGCGTCTGTTCATGTCATCTAAAACAGCATCTTCCATGAAATGGCATGTCGAGGGTCGTACTAAGGATGGTCGCATGAGACATCCTGCAGATACTCCGGTTTGGCAATCATTTGATTACCAAAATCCCGAATTTGCAAAAGATCCTCGTAATGTCAGATTGGGTTTAGCTTCTGATGGATTTAATCCATTTAAATCTATGAATGTGAACCATAGTACATGGCCGGTAGTACTGATGCCTTATAATTTGCCACCATGGATGTGCATGAAACAGCCATACTTTATGTTGTCACTACTCATTCCTGGCCCATATGCACCTGGGAATAACATTGATGTTTACCTTCAACCTCTTATAGCTGAGTTGAAGGAATTGTGGGATGTAGGTATGACTACTTATGATGCATcatcaaaggaaaattttcagatGCATGCTGCTTTACTTTGGACCATTAGTGATTTTCCTGGTTATGCTAATTTATCTGGTTGGAGTACTAAAGGTTATTTAGCATGTCCAGTATGTCATAAGCATACCGTTTCACACCATTTAAGACATGGTTCAAAACAATGTTACATGGGTCATCGGCGATTTCTGGAAAAGGAGCATTCATATCGAAAAGATAAACGTAACTTTGATGGAAAGGAAGAACATAGAGTTGCACCACCCCGCTTGACAGGTGATATGATCTTGGAGGAGTTGAGGTcttataaaatcaaatttgGGAAGGCAGTCAATGATAACCCTGAATTACCCTTTAACTGGAAGAAACAAAGCATTTTTTTTGACTTGCCATATTGGAAGAACAATTTGTTACGTCATTGTCTTGATGTCATGCATATTGAGAAAAATGTATGTGAGACAATAGTTAGAACATTATTGAATGTGGATGGCAAGTATGATAACCTTGGTGTACGGCGTGATTTGGAAGAAATGGGCATACGAGCAGGTCTTCATCCTATTACAGATGAGTTTGGGAGAGCATACTTGCCTCCAACATGTTTCTATTTGGATAAGAAGGAGAAAGAGTTATTCTGTAAAATTCTGAAAAAGGTTAAAGTACCGGATGGTTATTCAGCCACAATTTCAAAGTCCGTGCATTTGAAACCTTCCAAGCTAACCGGACTTAAGA AGATTTATGTTGTAAAGCTCTTTGTCCTCGGGAACTGCTTCGTATGGAAAAGGAAATTGCTGTTGTACTATGCCAGTTAG
- the LOC113766027 gene encoding serine carboxypeptidase II-3-like, translating into MMKGALVIFLTLISQVSFVKCYEGEKYETLRKFLLPESLNRSNNYIIDEDSAHQYSPVYIGPQEGFKAANKIIALPGEPKGVKFDQYSGYVTVDPTVGRALFYYISESENPSSKPLVLWLNQGLGCSSLGVGAMSGQGPFRVSKDNKTLWHNEYAWNKVANILYLKSPAAAGFSYSNTSSDYTIGDKQTAKDSYTFLINWLERFSDYKSRDFYIAEEAYAGFFVPELAYLILHNNKITNQTVINLKSIQMGNAIVDTETQSKGLYDFLRSHSPISDEIYHGLVSNCTCNKYAEQAVKAMGNINRYNIYAPVCSSTSNAPWIYGEDPCADDYALSYLNNPELDLWVTGARLVNQINKPSSSLNESSSNELSSYSIDLTALPTIRELMAGGINVWMYSGDTNSFIPVTATWYAIKKLGVAVKAPWYSQGEVAGFVVEYENLTFVTLKGAGLFAPSYKPARSLAMFSSFLEGKLLSSS; encoded by the exons ATGATGAAAGGCGCATTAGTCATATTTCTTACCCTCATAAGCCAAGTTTCATTTGTAAAATGTTACGAGGGAGAAAAATACGAGACCCTTCGAAAATTCCTCCTCCCTGAGAGCTTAAACAGATCAAACAATTACATAATTGATGAGGATTCAGCTCATCAGTATTCGCCAGTATATATTGGTCCTCAAGAGGGGTTTAAAGCAGCCAACAAAATCATCGCATTGCCAGGGGAACCAAAAGGAGTAAAGTTTGATCAATATTCAGGGTATGTCACTGTTGATCCTACGGTTGGTCGAGCTCTCTTTTACTATATTTCGGAGTCCGAAAACCCTTCTAGCAAGCCTCTTGTGCTGTGGTTAAACCAAG GGCTTGGCTGCTCTTCTCTGGGTGTTGGAGCAATGAGTGGACAAGGACCATTTCGAGTTAGTAAAGATAACAAAACACTATGGCACAATGAATATGCCTGGAATAAAG TGGCAAACATACTTTACTTGAAATCACCGGCAGCTGCTGGATTTTCTTACTCAAACACGTCATCTGATTACACTATTGGAGATAAACAAACGGCAAAAGATTCTTACACATTCCTAATAAATTGGTTGGAAAGATTCTCTGACTACAAAAGCAGAGACTTTTACATAGCTGAAGAAGCTTATGCTGGCTTTTTCGTACCTGAACTTGCTTATCTTATCCTCCATAACAACAAAATAACGAACCAAACGGTGATTAACTTGAAAAGta TTCAGATGGGAAATGCTATTGTGGATACAGAAACACAAAGCAAGGGACTATATGATTTTTTGAGGTCACATAGCCCAATATCTGATGAAATATATCACGGTTTAGTTTCAAATTGCACTTGTAATAAGTACGCCGAACAAGCGGTGAAGGCAATGGGAAACATCAATCGCTACAACATATATGCTCCAGTGTGCTCTTCTACTTCCAATGCTCCTTGG ATATACGGTGAAGATCCATGCGCGGATGATTATGCGTTATCCTACCTAAACAATCCTGAATTGGACTTATGGGTTACTGGAG ctcgactcgttaacCAAATTAACAAGCCGAGTTCGAGCCTTAACGAGTCGAGCTCTAACGAGCTTTCGAGTTACTCGATTGATTTAACAGCTTTACCTACCATTAGGGAGCTAATGGCAGGTGGCATTAACGTATGGATGTATAG TGGAGATACAAATAGCTTTATACCCGTGACGGCAACTTGGTATGCCATAAAGAAGCTAGGGGTAGCCGTGAAAGCCCCTTGGTACTCCCAAGGCGAG gTTGCAGGATTTGTGGTGGAATATGAGAACTTAACATTTGTGACTCTTAAAGGAGCTGGATTGTTCGCTCCCAGCTATAAGCCTGCCCGCTCACTCGCTATGTTCTCATCATTCTTGGAAGGAAAGCTTCTTTCATCAAGCTAG